One genomic segment of Pseudoalteromonas sp. GCY includes these proteins:
- a CDS encoding DMT family transporter, with the protein MSWLLLVFAGLLEVVWAIGLKFTNGFTKPVPSIITLVAMAASFYFLSVALRTLPLSVAYSVWVGIGMLGSIIVGFVYFKEPLSSLKLLSLLLIVIGIIGLKLSSQG; encoded by the coding sequence ATGAGCTGGTTGCTACTTGTTTTTGCAGGTTTATTGGAAGTCGTTTGGGCTATTGGTTTGAAATTTACCAACGGTTTTACGAAGCCTGTTCCCTCAATTATTACTTTAGTGGCGATGGCCGCAAGTTTCTACTTTCTCAGTGTTGCACTACGAACTTTACCGCTTAGCGTTGCTTATTCTGTCTGGGTTGGCATTGGTATGCTAGGGTCGATTATTGTTGGCTTTGTCTATTTTAAAGAGCCGTTGTCATCACTTAAGCTACTCAGTTTACTGTTGATAGTGATTGGGATTATTGGTCTAAAATTATCCTCTCAGGGTTAA
- a CDS encoding GNAT family N-acetyltransferase: MQFPEFETPRLKLTALSECDSNAIFELFSNREVVKYYDLEAFSERLQAEKLIDFFHSRFDSGVGIRWAIRLKDTEQLIGTCGFNSWNSAMKNAVIGYDLMPKFWGKGYTTEALHQIITAAFGGLLACGALNRIQGDTVPGNHASEAVLEKLGFKAEGVRRQSGYWKEQFHDLTCFGLLKSEFNR; this comes from the coding sequence ATGCAATTTCCAGAATTTGAAACACCACGCTTGAAGCTTACGGCGCTATCCGAATGCGACAGTAATGCTATTTTTGAACTATTTTCAAACCGAGAGGTAGTGAAATACTACGATTTAGAGGCGTTTAGTGAGCGATTACAAGCTGAAAAACTCATAGATTTCTTTCATTCTCGATTTGATAGCGGTGTTGGGATCCGTTGGGCTATCCGATTAAAAGACACTGAGCAGCTTATAGGTACATGTGGTTTTAACTCATGGAACTCAGCGATGAAAAATGCAGTTATCGGTTATGATTTGATGCCGAAATTTTGGGGAAAGGGTTATACCACGGAAGCATTACACCAAATTATCACCGCAGCGTTTGGTGGTTTACTAGCATGTGGCGCACTGAATCGAATTCAAGGAGATACGGTGCCGGGAAATCATGCGTCAGAGGCTGTGTTAGAAAAGCTAGGTTTTAAAGCTGAGGGGGTTAGACGACAAAGTGGATATTGGAAAGAACAATTTCACGACCTAACGTGCTTTGGGTTATTAAAGTCAGAATTTAATCGCTGA
- a CDS encoding adenylate kinase: MKKIAVFGKPGSGKSTASKGLAAAIHIPLYQLDSMLYQANGEFVDRAAFDKAHQNILNTDAWIIDGFGPLDAFKQRLDAADTLVYIDLPYRVSYWFVIKRLLKSMITKPEGWPDGSSVFKGTIASIKTLRRCPQFWNEEFLSQLEQSTQTKTLYVIKSVAALDSFVRQHAK; this comes from the coding sequence ATGAAGAAAATAGCAGTTTTTGGTAAACCGGGAAGCGGCAAGTCTACGGCGAGTAAAGGACTGGCCGCGGCAATACACATCCCGTTATATCAATTAGACTCGATGCTCTACCAAGCGAATGGCGAGTTTGTTGACAGAGCCGCTTTTGATAAAGCACATCAAAACATATTGAATACTGATGCGTGGATCATTGACGGCTTTGGCCCGTTAGATGCGTTTAAACAGCGCTTAGATGCAGCAGATACCTTAGTCTACATCGACTTACCATATCGAGTGAGTTATTGGTTTGTGATAAAACGTCTTTTAAAAAGCATGATCACTAAGCCTGAAGGCTGGCCAGATGGCAGTTCAGTGTTTAAAGGGACGATTGCCAGTATTAAAACGTTAAGGCGCTGCCCGCAATTTTGGAATGAAGAATTCTTATCGCAGTTAGAGCAAAGCACGCAAACCAAAACACTCTATGTGATTAAGTCGGTTGCGGCGCTTGATAGCTTTGTACGCCAACATGCGAAGTAA
- a CDS encoding DUF4303 domain-containing protein: MSDLIDFDKLKSLVKDAVKTTFTNLQRIHQPDELLGYALCTDDSVMTLYHVAMTQQWLSQDDNTEFEFFPVEWDLSDRDVHFKGVATLLAARLELEDAKLYENYLEEIINPTFNAFVLALLELRQEGVFAKNVFLSVLSTDRSEHMLELESAANYKLNSAELLNRFNDWHARFG, from the coding sequence ATGTCAGATTTGATTGACTTTGATAAGTTGAAAAGTCTCGTCAAAGATGCCGTAAAAACTACTTTTACAAACCTCCAACGTATACACCAGCCAGATGAGTTGCTCGGTTATGCTTTATGTACTGATGACAGTGTAATGACGCTCTATCACGTTGCCATGACACAACAATGGCTTTCACAAGATGATAATACTGAGTTTGAGTTCTTTCCCGTTGAGTGGGATTTAAGCGATAGGGATGTGCATTTTAAAGGTGTTGCTACTTTACTCGCAGCTCGCCTTGAACTGGAAGATGCAAAGCTCTATGAAAATTATCTTGAAGAAATTATCAACCCCACTTTCAACGCTTTTGTATTGGCGCTTTTAGAGTTGAGGCAAGAAGGCGTCTTTGCCAAAAATGTTTTTCTGTCAGTGCTAAGTACAGACCGAAGTGAGCATATGTTGGAACTTGAAAGCGCAGCAAATTATAAGCTAAATAGCGCAGAGTTGCTGAACCGATTCAATGATTGGCATGCTCGGTTTGGTTGA
- a CDS encoding LysE family translocator: MDIWTLLLFIPACFALNMAPGPNNLLALNNARRYGFRIALLAGLGRLAAFCVMIALASSGLAVVLYTSEILFLAIKICGALYLLWIAYNLWRSDVSPVSDDVRNLSIIGLMKQEFALAAGNPKAILIFTAFLPQFVDVAKNVTEQFSLLGATFLVLEIVAIAMYAVIGLYLRQWFSKPKLVKRFNRACAPFLALSGGNLLVSRQ, encoded by the coding sequence ATGGACATCTGGACACTACTTTTATTTATCCCAGCGTGCTTTGCCTTGAATATGGCTCCAGGGCCAAATAATCTTTTAGCGCTAAATAATGCACGTCGTTATGGTTTTCGTATAGCTCTACTTGCAGGACTTGGAAGGCTCGCCGCATTTTGTGTGATGATAGCGCTTGCCTCGTCAGGCCTTGCAGTTGTGCTGTATACGTCGGAAATATTGTTTCTAGCCATTAAGATTTGTGGCGCGCTCTATTTATTATGGATTGCTTATAATTTATGGCGCTCAGACGTTAGTCCAGTTTCAGATGATGTCCGCAATCTGAGCATTATCGGACTGATGAAACAAGAATTCGCCCTTGCAGCGGGTAATCCAAAAGCAATTTTGATATTTACCGCTTTTCTCCCTCAGTTTGTCGACGTTGCAAAAAATGTGACAGAGCAATTTTCACTATTGGGAGCTACTTTTCTCGTTCTGGAAATAGTGGCTATCGCTATGTACGCTGTTATTGGGCTATATCTAAGGCAGTGGTTTAGTAAACCTAAATTGGTTAAACGTTTTAATCGTGCATGTGCTCCATTTTTGGCGCTATCTGGCGGCAACTTACTGGTGAGTAGACAGTAG
- a CDS encoding PD40 domain-containing protein — MKQMSISIALFCGLIICSKSYAQNNYDLGQKPPGLTPELFAPGVVSTDEHRETEVLFLPDMSELSFTRSGGKYQKPTWIVMQYKNNQWIEKSIPESDIKAYQEQFSPPVSHIQNIEPFKDIPIRGYTTSAKGTHYFYVLDLKDGSGYLSYSRLVDGKYETPHKMSKAINQGKYIAHPYIAPDESYIMWDAEKEGENTPDIYISFRNQDGTWTNAINMGDAINTAAYEQRPKVSPDGKYLFFWRGDKKVKKDGTSYWEGNPYWMDAKVIETLRPTR, encoded by the coding sequence ATGAAGCAGATGAGCATTTCAATTGCTTTATTTTGCGGCTTAATAATTTGTAGTAAAAGTTATGCCCAAAACAATTACGATTTAGGACAAAAGCCACCGGGATTAACACCCGAATTATTTGCTCCAGGTGTCGTTTCTACGGATGAGCACCGCGAGACTGAAGTGTTGTTTTTGCCAGATATGTCAGAGCTTTCTTTTACTCGCTCTGGTGGAAAATACCAAAAACCGACATGGATTGTGATGCAATATAAAAACAATCAATGGATTGAAAAATCGATACCCGAATCAGACATAAAAGCATATCAGGAGCAATTTAGCCCACCGGTTTCACACATACAAAACATCGAGCCTTTTAAAGATATTCCAATCAGAGGTTATACTACCTCAGCAAAAGGGACACACTACTTTTATGTCTTAGATTTGAAAGACGGCAGTGGGTATTTGAGTTATTCGCGGCTTGTTGACGGCAAATATGAAACACCGCATAAAATGAGTAAAGCAATTAATCAAGGAAAGTACATTGCTCACCCCTACATCGCGCCAGATGAGTCTTATATTATGTGGGATGCTGAAAAGGAAGGTGAAAACACGCCTGATATCTACATTAGTTTTCGTAACCAAGATGGTACGTGGACGAACGCAATAAATATGGGAGATGCGATTAATACGGCTGCGTACGAGCAACGTCCTAAAGTATCACCAGACGGAAAATATTTATTTTTTTGGCGAGGTGACAAAAAAGTCAAAAAAGACGGCACGAGTTACTGGGAAGGTAATCCATACTGGATGGATGCGAAGGTTATTGAAACGCTGAGACCAACACGCTAG
- a CDS encoding SMI1/KNR4 family protein encodes MNLMEWVQATLPELMCDLNQPATASEIASLENKLGVELPERLKAMYLEHNGQKDEINTGLFYGLNFLPLNRVYEEWCSWAEIIDSQGEEGMKELSMFSTSHVPGFIKEVYAHKRWVPFAHDWAGNYLGLDFEPAENGTVGQVINFGRDEDEKFVIAKSFSEFMQWYTAELESGNYSIVVEDDGGRSFNTKQPQSGHFLDAVKVLFRAV; translated from the coding sequence ATGAACTTGATGGAATGGGTACAGGCGACATTGCCTGAGCTTATGTGTGATCTTAATCAGCCGGCGACAGCGAGTGAAATAGCAAGCCTAGAGAATAAGCTCGGTGTTGAACTGCCTGAGCGATTGAAAGCGATGTATCTCGAACATAACGGCCAGAAAGATGAGATCAATACTGGTTTATTTTACGGACTCAACTTTTTACCTTTGAACAGAGTTTATGAAGAATGGTGTTCGTGGGCTGAAATCATCGATTCACAAGGTGAAGAGGGAATGAAAGAGCTGAGCATGTTTTCAACTTCTCATGTTCCTGGGTTTATCAAAGAAGTTTATGCCCATAAAAGGTGGGTACCGTTTGCCCATGATTGGGCAGGCAACTACCTTGGTTTAGATTTTGAACCGGCCGAAAATGGCACTGTTGGACAAGTGATAAACTTTGGTCGTGATGAAGACGAAAAGTTTGTGATTGCTAAGTCGTTCTCTGAGTTTATGCAGTGGTATACCGCTGAACTTGAGTCAGGTAATTACAGTATTGTGGTCGAAGACGATGGTGGTAGAAGTTTTAATACTAAACAACCGCAATCCGGCCATTTTTTAGATGCAGTCAAAGTGCTATTTCGCGCAGTATAG